In Garra rufa chromosome 14, GarRuf1.0, whole genome shotgun sequence, the genomic stretch AAGAGCTCACAGATAGATCTGTCAGAAGTTACATTGTCACAAATTTTACaatgctataataataataattttaacacaTAGCCTCTTATAGCTTCTTGCTTTTATACAACAGCAGCAAGAGCATAAAAGACACCAAATGTTCAACTTGAAGACTGCTTACAGTTTACATtcatacagggtttctgcagatatgaacaagtgaaatttaagactttttaataccaccttatatgaaatttaagaccgaaacctgtaatggaaatagatattatattacatgcatatatgtaatatttattgtgtttaatgtaaaaagtaaacgcaaTATCATGGCtgttataaatttaaatttattactacgatatacagtgaacttttcatatcagcagatactattccacacaaaatatccccataaaagtaccactagaaatatctgatgtaaaaaaaaaattctgaagcaatattttcatcagtgctctattagcttttacatcttaaatctgcatatttgatttacctttataaaggccttttttttttaacttttgaaatgtatgcattacctttgaaatttattttatgaatttatcaataaattctaaatggctgttagcagtgagattacataatttacactgcaaaattaaaagtgagattaatgttttaaatacatttattgatttataaatatatacattagaaatgttgggtgtggaggcatacttttaaacacactaaattaccagcaggtggcggtaagtcacttcatgagcgagttatttcaactgtttcgagcaaaacgctgaatcatagcagaaTGTTGCTAGGAGAgcgcttctgctaatgttgcatattgtctaatatgtaagtaactacttgactaactacttttttattgagctaaaattaatgtaacatttgtaattgtgagaatttttagcaaaaagctcacttggtatattactgaactatatcatgttataaataaactatacatttaaaatttttacctcagtgtgtttctttagagtgctgttacattcatttgttttaaagtatgtcacaaatagaccagaaatacactatccattatcaatttctgtttacgtttaatgtattaaaatatgaatctttcttgcctttggatgcttctctagttgtttttgtcacttcagttttaatcaggcggtttgttcggtcgggcaagtaaaaaaaaaacattttaaaagtatttcgaacgctggcggtcagctagctcgacctatatttcttattattattgataacattatatacagaaaaaggtagtttgacctgtattttgctactgcgattctgaagacgcagtaacttccacagagggagaaaaaaatctagttgttagcaactggccctatattcagtttttttcaagctaagtatcactaaacttgcacttccccatagctaaaaagttaaatctattttacttctgcggtacaatccgagagagactcgcggcaataacagaaagctgattggctattgcatgctggtctcatttgtagtttaaatacagcaaattatatttggaatagtgaaataaagaactacaacaccacggaaacaacaaaaagagaatttaaattagcattagaggtagcgttacatggacatcggaaaaataagacctgtgtaaaattatttaagacctagaacagcgaatttaagactttttaaggcctaaaattttgatttttaaattttagacttaagactttttaagaccccgcggaaaccctgattcATATTAATTGACCAGATATATCTGCGATTTTATGGCAACTTTGAATATTCAATAAGAATATTCTTTCAGTCAGATGAAACTTCCCCATTTTATAACACTCATTTGCTCCTGTGCCCTTGATAAGAAGCAAGAACCACTCAAAATGTTCAGGTTGAATAAAAGCAGCATTAATATAACTGATAATAATCATCAATGAGCTGCTCTGTGGAGATAATTTCTTTAAAAGCTTTATTTCTAGGTCTTGTGAAACTGTGTATAATTCATATAATTTCCGAAACGCTGGGAAACTTCTGTAGTTTTCGAGTGGGTGACTGAGCAAAAAGACAGAAGGAGAGTTGAGATTTTTACAGCAGCTAGCTCAAATTGTTATTAGGGATGGCTCAATATCACTTTTTCATATCCTATAGTGATTTCATATCCTATAGCAGCTTTGAGCAGCTGCTAATACTGatgtcagtctatctatctatctatctttaaaAAAGGGTTGCAGAAATTAGTACACCCTTAATTAAATTCAACACACATGTAATATTCTAGTACTTCATTTGTCCTCCTTAAGCATACTGCTCTGACCTTTGTTGGCATTTCAGTGTACAAGTTCATGACAAATTGTCACATCTGTCCAGGAGGACAACCCCCTTATCTGCCCTGATATTTATTGGCAAGTATACAGAATCCCCCCACAAGTACTCACGAGTGTGTTGGGTGAAACTCTTGTACTGAATCATTTTCACCTTGGGAGAATGTACTGTATATAGTCATGTAATGTTCAAAACAACACAGGGAATGAGGAGAGGGTAGCATTTTCTGTTTCAAGTTTTTCTATTACATCACACAATGGTGTGTGAATTCATTACTCCATTGATAAAGCACAACTCCTCCCACATCTTCAGCACTTATACATAAGACTACTGAACTTTACTGTGGGAACCAGGCAGTTTtcactgtactcctcctctagcaacaccATATCATTGTGGATGCTGTTAGATTCAAAATTACTGACTTGGTCTCAAGAGACTTAAGTAAGTACCACAGAGAATACCACACCATTCAGAATCACCAAAAAACTGCAGTAAAATACAGTCcttaaaaaaaaagacctttatgTTCAGATTATGCATAAGAATGCGAACATCTTGGAGAGAGTTTTAGTATGAACACTGCCATAACTAAAATCTGAATGCTGAATGAGAATGACGTGACAACTGCAATAAGGGGAACTGTTTCCGGGAACATACATTTAACAGCTTAATATCCTGTCTGTTCTTCAAATAAAGCTATTGAAATGTCATGTGATAGTGTTAAAAGGTTACTCCAAACCCAAATAAAATTTTCTTTAATCACTTACccctatgtcattccaaacccgtaaaagctttgtttatctttggaacacaattcgCTTCGGAGCACGCTTCATAAAAttcagattgaaccactgatggcagatggactattttgacaatgCCTTTCATACTTATTTACCTGGGAGTCAACGGGACAGTGACAAgcctcccggttttcatccaaaatatcttaaattgtaatCTGAAGACTAActaagcttttacgggtttggaacgacatgggggtaagttattactgacaaaattttcattttggggtggagtaaccctttaaaaagaaaaatagcaGAATTTGAAATCGAAATATGACTACTCTACTGCAAAAGGTATATAATATCCTTACTTAAATCAAGTCGTTTCAGAATGTCTTCTGAAGAACTAATACAGTTgtgcttttataattttttaatactgGTTTGATATCAATACTGAATATTGGAACACACATCCCTAGCATCCCTTTCTATTCAACTCACTGTTCATTGCCAAAATCCTAAGCAGTTTTCATATTCGTTCTCACCTGCTCTGCGGTGTGCTGCTGGACACAGCTGTAAATGTGACTAAGCCCAGCTCTGGTCAGCACGAAAGATGCTTGCTCGTTGATTAGAGTGTCCAAGTGAGCCTCAATCTAGAGTatgtggcaaataaaaaaaataaaataaatacaaacgtACACATTACATTTTTAACTTTGTTTGACTCATCATAAATTatcttataattatttttaacacTTTTATCACATAACAGACCTGAAACTCCAGCATTTCTAAACGTTTGTCTGTGAACTCAAAGAGTGCCAGTGTGGTCTTCATCATGTATAGGGAGTTCACCATGTAGGTGGCCATATCTGCTGTGCCCAGATTACTGGCTGACACTGTGCACAGCTGCAGCAATGGGTCAAGGATGCAGGACAATACCTGAGAAACAGCATTGGGTTGATGATGGGAtaacaaaaaaatgcaaaacaacaaaacaaaacaaaattgtgACATGATATATCTGTCTGACATTAATATCAATGTCTAACTGGAATtataggctcaatcccaattctaccccttacccctacacttccGTTTGGCgtgttcacgtgaaggggtaggggtgtctcatttctcttttggttggaggggtaggggtaaggggaagggccagatagccctccaaacgaagatttttcaggacctcacttcaaacgaagggctaagagaaatttccaacatggctgctcactcgagcaagcagactcgtaaatataagtaatttttgcctttaataaggattttgatgacaatgtttcattatatgtatattaccttcaatcttgtgtttgtgtttatggtgttgttttgtaaataaacgtttgcaaaaaaatcgctaaagtttgctagcagatagcactgattgcacgatattacaaaatatatttttatgtcatatacacttgactgcatgttggaaacatgaaagaccagtggcacggcaatttgcaacggtggtgtagtggagggtgtacgcaggtatacggtgtatacacacttccactttttaaatcccctctgatgcgcattattcagtagtgtcctgcattcgccaaaatcatggcagtccaccacatccagtcatgtgaataaatgtaaatattcgctaaaaacacccaataaaggcagtgatgatgcagtcaggaccgtggagccggcttgctttgaaatgtatttgatgattgcgcctaatgcacctgcgcccgctacgtctcccgcaccagtaatttaaatcagtacgtaataataaaaacgataccttacaaataaaaagaagctgatttttacgatcagaaatttcttaaacaagtgaacccctgtaaacattttagtccaaggatccagaaaacgaacgcgttcaaatagaaagttgaaaacgaaattcacaaatgaagcatatatacttctccaggcaccactacactgattagcaatttgccgcgcatgtgataatgcgttgtttgttttgcttacggccacatgtgaatgaacggtgcgtacaccgtacatttgtactttttgaaacatgacaacattttgacatcttggaatgagtgataaacatctgcgcatgtcctctgacgtaacattaggaactagcgacaacctatgatgacgtataacagtgttgttgtggtgtcccatttcttaggggaaatattttagcccttcccctttacactttgtttcaagggacaaggggaaggggcgaggggtaggcgaaggggtagaaaatagaattgggattgggccatagtgtataatattattatattgtagTGTAGTTCATAATATTGCACATGCATAAacattaatacaaatatattaagACAACTGATTAATTTCTTGCGCAGATTCATTTTTTGCATGAAACAACAAAACAATCTTTACTACTTCTATAAAACCATTTAATAAACATATAATAAACAAAGTtgacaaaccaaacaaaacaaaactgaaatagtatttattttttatatttcctaAACATTCCAGCCACTAAGAAGTGGAAAAACCTCTCGCcacaaaacattaaaagaaaagtCACCTGTGCAAAGTCAGCCTGACGGGCATCAAGAGGCAGAACTGAAGAATCATGGGAGGTCAAAACCTCCCTAAGGAGAGACAGAGTCTGAGTGAGGGAGGCAGTGGGACCCAGATCAGGAGGTGGAAGCTCTACCTAagaaaataagtgttttaaaaaatgtttataaatagtaataattagtCCATTGTGAGATGTATTAATATTGTGTATAAagtgcattttgtttttattttttaataaattcagaaaaaaaagagaaacaggTCACTGACCCTCTGACAAAACGTTTTTAACTTCTTACATTCAAACTAGTAAGAATAGTATTTACCATTCTAACTCGTGTTCATGTTCAAGACCCTCAAAATCAAGCCAGGCATGTCTGACAGCGAGACTGACACCTCAGAGGGCTGACTAATAAACACCCTGCTATGCGAACACTACCTAGAGCTCTGCTGCCTCTAATATAGCTTATTAGCTCAGTCTTGTGTTCCTGGCACCGAACAATGCCAGGGAGCGATACGTAACGTCCTAAGCCTAAAGTGATTTGATTAGTGTGCTGCTAAGGCGATAATTCTCTCAGTAGTGTAGAGCGGAGGCCATCTTGTTCTGGCTATTGATCCACTTATCAATGaagcgctctttttttttttttttttaagtagtctgTTCGTGTTCAAGGATATTTTGGGGATAATTTAAAATCCCTGGTGTGAGAATGCATTTTTTTCAGCTAGGTAAAAAACAAATCCAACTGATAAATGGCCGTGAGGCACATTTGCGCACATTTGTTATGTTGATGTCTGAGGTATAAGCATAAGATGCTGTTGTTAGAGCGCCTCaatgctagggtgttctaggttgTTTTTAGGCAAATGCTAAAGTGTTTTCATTGGCTGGTAAGGCATTGTTTACTGGTTTAATGGTTGTTTGGTTATAAGAGTAAGTAAAAAATTCAGGTAAAACATTTTCAGATATGTGGGAACATAAGAGCAAAAGGAGAGATTTGATAAAACTTGGGATGAGTGAGAGTTATTTAAGCATTCTttaaatactattatagtatttataaaaaaaaaattacgttttcagatttttaattcaagtttcagtcattttgttttgtgcttttgaaTTAGTTAAAAAACAAACAGCATGCGCTCTCTGCCATCTCGGTCTCTGTCAACTTTTTTCACAGACACGTGAATAAAACAACCTGATTCTCAACgaatacttgccttacagacattataaatatatctatagaatgccTGAAGTGcctacttttaaatgaagtaagTCACATTGTAAACACATATTTTCTGGTAAACTGTATGAAACCAACAGAAGGTACAGTTTTTCCCGTCTGAACTCATTATCTGTAATGTGATCACACACACGAGCAGCCGCgctatttaaattataaataagcaTGTGAAACGCCTGATCATGTAAACACCCACATCACCTTTGTAAACAAAGCGTGAAGATCCATTATCAAGTTAATTTTGGAAACTGTCTGTTTCTAAAAAGAAGAAGACGCACTGAGATGAATAAGCCAAACTTCACCAAAGCTAAAATTTACCAAAGAGAAACGCGAAGTGACACAGCTTTATACAGTGGAGGAACTCATTCTGAGTAAGATTACTTGTGTTAGTTgttattgtgttatttttttatcgTGACCTAACTTGTACATATTTTACTAGTCAGACTTTTcccaaactataattcctgaccaCATGTATGAAATCAAGGAAAATCTTTTTGAAATGTGTGTCATTTcattgcatctaaatgtctcaccaCACCAAGATGTCAGATTCATTTCAATTACCCAAAAGTTCTAGTTTTCTTTACCAATAACAACACTGATAAGTACTTACTTTATCCATGAGGCGACTGGCGTGGAGACTAAGACTGTTGAAAAACATCTTCTTACTAAGCATGTGCATCTCATCGATGGTCATCAACAGAGAGGAAACACTGGTACCCATGATGCCACTGAGAGAGGGACATATGCATTCAGAAAATCTCTGTTCTTCAATAAAAGAAGAAGGATTTGTCTTCCATCAAATGGAGTATGACATAAAGACAATAAACCCAATAAAGTCATGTACCTGATGGTGTGATGGTAGAACTTGAGCAGGTTGGAGAGTTTATACAGAAGAACAGCACCTGGCTCTGCAATGATCACCTGCTCAATTCGCACCTGGTTTAGgaataaaaaatgaatgaataaaaaacagTTTTGTTAAAATATCAATTATTCAAATATGATACTACATCTTCATCACTTAAGTAGTTTATGGGACTGTTGCAAGCAGGACTTGAACATGGACTGCCCATTTAAGCACTAAAGCAAAACTATTAACCAAGTAGACCACAGCTCCAAgctgatatttttgataaaagttTAAATATCAGTCTTAATGACACTGATTCCATCTCACCTTAAGTGGTCTGCACACTCCTTCAGTGATGTGGCCAACTACTTCCTGCATGTTTTCTTCAACCCCTACACAAACACAGCAAAACTATTTATCTACAAATCTACTTCATTCAGAGAACAAGTAAAACATTAACATGGGTTTAACCATTTCTAAAATGTTTGGTCTTAAGGTGTGGTCACATTAGTGAAGTTTCAGGAAATAAAAGGACTTTTCTGATGGTAAATCTGTGAATCTGCAAAACCAATTTAGCCTC encodes the following:
- the cog6 gene encoding conserved oligomeric Golgi complex subunit 6 — its product is MEQMAVLQETAYEQLYRWAQNECRGLTQETCDISPVLSQAMESLQDRPVLYKYTLDEFGTARRSAVVRGFIDALTRGGPGGTPRPIEMHSHDPMRYVGDMLAWLHQATASEKEHLEALLKKVTVQGVEENMQEVVGHITEGVCRPLKVRIEQVIIAEPGAVLLYKLSNLLKFYHHTISGIMGTSVSSLLMTIDEMHMLSKKMFFNSLSLHASRLMDKVELPPPDLGPTASLTQTLSLLREVLTSHDSSVLPLDARQADFAQVLSCILDPLLQLCTVSASNLGTADMATYMVNSLYMMKTTLALFEFTDKRLEMLEFQIEAHLDTLINEQASFVLTRAGLSHIYSCVQQHTAEQGPLANLPGMDSTSLKTAMVQFDRYLASPDTLVMPQLNFLLSAAIKEQIFKQSTELVCRAYGEVYKGVTNPTNAYKDAESVLHRSPQQVQTLLS